CTAATTTAATCTTTCAAGACCACTTTCAGCAAATTTTCTAGGACTGCACTGAGAAGTCCCGCCACTGGGAAGATAATCCAGGACCGGCCCCAATCCTCAGTCCAGAAGCTATAGCCCAGGTAGATGGCCATGACCAGGGGCCAATAAATTTCCATATAGCGGTCAACCTTAAGGTCCAATTGGCGATCCTCTCTTTCTCCTAGCAATTCTTCATCCTGTAAAAGATAGCGGAAGCTGTTCCTGCGACTGACCACCTTGACTAGCTGATAAACGCCCAAGGCAACGCTGACCAGGGTCAAAGTAAAGCCCAGAGCCAGAGAGCTATTCTCTTCATTAATCGCTCCCCAGAGGAGTGGGATCCCCGCCAAGATACAGAGGGAAATCCCTATCACTAAGCCCCGTTGATAGGCGGCTTGGTAGCGTTTAAGCCCTTCACTGGCCAAGCCACTGACCCCATAAGCAGGGGTAAAGAGACCCTCACAAATGAATTGGTAGGGCTTTAAATCCTGGCTGTTCTTTACAAACAGGGCCACAGCAAGGGCAACAATGACTAAGGTCAAAGAGATCCCGAGAATGGAAATTTGTCCTTGAACATAAAACCAGCCCTGGCCTTCACTTAAAATCCCCATCACAGTGACAGGAATCCCAGCTAAGATACAGAGAAAGACTCCCAAAGCTAATCGATGGGCCCCTCTATAGCGGGCAGAGATGAAAGCATTGGCCTCCTCAATAGATAGTTTGGGAAGGGTAACCGCATCTACTGGGGAATCGTCACCCTCACTATAGTCCACTTGGTCTATCTCGTCTTTAATCAAGTAATCGGTGGTCACCCCAAATATCCGGGCCAGGTCTAGGATTTTCTCTAAATCGGGAATGGCTTCGGCCCGCTCCCATTTAGAAATCGATTGCCGGGAAACATTTAATTGTTGGGCCAATTCTTCCTGGGACCAGCCCGCCTGTTTTCTTAAATATAAAATTTTGTCAGCTAAAATCATGCCAACCACTTCCTTTCCATGAAAGTTCATGAGTTATTTTGAAAGCGGTCGACGCCTACCCCTTTCTTGTCTTAATTATAGGTGATTTAGCCAAGAGCAGCTAGCACCAGTCCAGATCATTGGCGCAACTAGGAGTTGCAAGCCCGTCAAATCAAGCTTTCGGACCAGTTAAGAACTCCTTTTTTAAAATAAATTCGTCAAGCTATAGCCATAAAAAAAGCCCCTAGCTTTACTTCTGCTAGTAATAGTAGAGGCTCGACTTGACCATCGATTAAAGATCAATTTTTATTAAGGTACTGCCCTAACTTATTTCCCTAGACAAAACTGACTAAAGAGTTTGGTAATCAATTCATCTGGCGCATTTTCCCCGGTGATTTCGCCGAGGAATTCAAAGGCCCGGTTAAAGTCGATTTGGATTAAATCAACTGGGGTGCCCAGACCAATGGCCTCCTTGGCTTCCCCAATGGCTTGGCTGGCCTTTTGAAGGAGGTCAATATGGCGGGTGTTGGACACATAAGTAGCATCCCGGTCGCCTGTTCGTCCCGAAAAGAAGAGCTGAGAAATTCTTTCTTCCAAGTCATCCACTCCTTGGTCTTGAGTAATCGAGGTTTTGATGATCTCTTCCTTATCAGCATAGTCAGCCAGGTCGTCAAAGCTCAAGGCTGGATCTAGGTCGGTCTTATTGAGGAGGATAATTCGATTCGAATCCTTAGTCATGTCTAAGAGTTCCCGGTCCATATCCGTTAAGGCTTCGCTTTGGTTGAGAATTAAAAGCACCAAGTCGGCTTCTTCCATGGCCTTGCGACTGCGTTCTACCCCAATCTTTTCGACCACATCCTCCGTGTCACGAATCCCCGCCGTATCCACCAATTTCAATGGCACGCCCCGTAAGTTGACATATTCTTCAATGGTGTCCCGGGTGGTCCCTTCAATATCGGTCACAATAGCCTTATCTTCACGTAAGAGGTGGTTGAGGAGGCTGGATTTGCCGACATTAGGCCGGCCAATAATGGCAGTTTCGATCCCATCACGGAGGATCTTTCCTTGCTTGGCGGTTTGCAGTAGCTTTTGCAATTCAGCTTGGATAGCATCAGCAGTTTGGTCTAAGAGTTCCAGAGTCATTTCCTCTTCTTCGTATTCCGGATAGTCAATATTGACCTCCACTTGGACCATAGCATCCGAAATCTTGTCCCGTAAGGTTGAAATCTTGGTGGACAATTTCCCGTCTAATTGCTTCATGGCTTGGTCCATGGACCGGTCTGTCTTAGAGCGGATCATGTCTTGGACCGCTTCTGCTTGGGTCAAGTCAATCCGACCGTTGAGAAAGGCCCGCTTGGTAAATTCGCCCGGCTCCGCCAACCGCGCCCCTTCCCTAAGAACCAATTGCAAGATCCGGTCAGTAGCCACCATACCACCGTGGCAGTTAATTTCGACAATGTCTTCACGGGTATAGGTCTTAGGCGCGCGCAAAACAGTGACCATGACCTCATCCATTTCTTGGTCGCTTTGAGGGTCAACAATATGGCCATAATGAATCGTATGGGAATCCTGATTGGCCAATTGTTTGGTGCCCATTTGGTAGACGGTATCGGCAATTTCTAGGGCTTGGTCCCCGGACAAGCGCACAATCCCAATCGCGCCTTCTCCCGGTGCCGTTGAAATCGCAGCAATGGTATCAAAACCTTCAGTAAACATGGCATTACTCCTCTTCAAAACATATGTAAACTCAATAAAAAAGTGCCTTTTCTGCCTGGTACTTGCTTGCAGAAACGACACTTTGACTGTCTTAATGATTTATTTTCTTAGTCACTACACCAGCATTATAAGGGCTAAGGGTCTAAAAGTAAACTATTAGGGTCCATTTTCTGAGTCCAATAGCCTGCTTTACTCGTCTAGGAGTCGGACTTGCCAGGGAAGTTCTAGGCCAATACTTTCCATAAAGGCCTCGGACTTAAAGACAGCCTCACTATCCCCCTGGGCCACAATACCCTTATCAGCGATGGCCAAATATTGGTCACAGAGCTGGTAGAGAAAGGCCATATCATGGCTTGAGATCAAGAAACGGTGGCCTTGCTTGACCAAGTCTTGGATAATTTTAGTCAGGTCCTTGACTCCAGCTGGGTCTAGCCCCACAGTGGGTTCATCCAAGAGAATCATGGCCGGTTGAATCACTAAAATCCCCGCCAGAGCCACCCGCTTCTTTTGCCCATAGGACAGGGTTTGAATCGGGCGGCTGGCTAAGTGATCGATCGCCAGGGCCTTGAGAGCACTAGCCACCCGGTCTTTAATTTCAGCCGGATCACGCTTCAAATTATGGAGGGCAAAAGCCACATCATCTTGAACCGTGGGGTAAAAGAGCTGTTGATTGGGGTCTTGAAAGACCATATTGACCGCTTGGCGAAGTTGGTAGAGGTCCTTCTTCTTATAGGACAAAGTCTTCCCTTGAAAGACCACCATCCCCTTCTCCACCGGAATAAGACCAGTTAAAATTCGCATCAGGGTGGTCTTGCCGGTCCCGTTTGCCCCCATGAGCCCAATCACCTGACCCTTGGAAAAATCATAGGAAATATCTTCAAATACGGTATGCCCTTGGTAGGCAAAAGATAGGTGTTTGACACTTAACATAATTTCTTCCTCACTTATTATTTTGTAAGCCTACAAATCCTTGTTCCCTAGCCGTTTTCAGTCTCTTTATTAAGGGATCAAAACTAATCCAGGTAAAATTCATCCTGGTAGAGTTTCAAATCTAAGGTGTCAGTCATTTCCGTAAAGCGATACAAAGATCGCTCCAAAACCACCTTAGCCAGTAAGGCCAGAGAATGGATAGACACTTTAGGGTGGGCATAACCATAGCGCAAATTTTGGGCCTGGTAGACCACCACTACATCATCTAAGAGGACAAAGATAAAGCGGTACATCAAGAGGACCAGTTCAATCACTACATAAGGGATATGGGCTTGCTTCATCAACTGTAAGATCTGTTTTAAGGGCGTGGTCAAGGTGAAGAAAAAGGTCACCGTGATCGCCGTCAAAGCTCTAATGATTAGAGTCAGAGTATAGGAAAGCTGACCACTTAAAAGCCCCAGGTAATAATCTCCCAGTGACAGCGACCAGGAAAAAAGGGCCGACTCTTGGCTAACCGACACCAACAAGGCCAGGCTAGAAAAGGCCAGAAACAAAACCGGACCAATATAGAGGTTCAAATAAGTCCGAAGCCTAATCGGCACCAGGTAGAGGGTGAGGGCCATGATCAAGAGGGTATACACCACTTCTAAGCTATTCCAGCCCGAAAAGGCCACTAGAATTCCCAAGAGCCAAAAGGCAAATTTAAACTTCCCCGACTTCTTGACCCACTTGGATTGATAGGTATAACGATCAATCCCCATAACATCACACCTTTTCACTAAGCATTTGCTTTTTAAAAGAAGCTGGGCACAGAACCTCAGCTTCTTTATTGAGAATACACTTCACTGGTTTATTTTTTAGCTTGGTCTAAGCCCTTGTTCTTACCTAAGTAGTAACCGACGATTCCACAAATAATCCCGGTACCGATGCTTCCTTGGAGGGTGAAGAGTAAGCTTTCGATTTCACCGGAAGCTGGTTCAAATATGGGTTCGAACCAAGGGGTATAAGATTCGTCTAATTCCCCAATCAATTCTTCAGCCCCACCATCGGAACCTTCATATTCACCATCAATGGTAAATAGGGGAATAAACATAATTAATAGGGCTAATAAGATGAGTAATAAATTTTTCTTTTTCATCTATTTCTTCACCTCTTTCAAGACGGTGTCGTTAATCATATTCACCATTACCACGGAAAGGAGCCCTTCAACAATAGCTAGAGGAATTTGGGTAATCATAAAGACCCCCATAAATTTCATAGCTGCCGCAAAGATCCCTAAGGCAGGGTCAGGATGGGCTAAAGCCAATTGGAAAGAAGTGGTCATGTAGGTGGCTAAGTCAGCTAAGGCTGCACAGAGGAAGATATTCACAGAACTTGGTAGGTTGATTTTTTCGCCTAAACGGTAAACGGCATAACCAACAAAAGGTCCTACAACCGCCATCGAGAAAGCATTGGCACCCAGTGTGGTTAAACCACCATGAGCTAGGAAGAGGGCTTGGAATAAGAGGCAGATAGTCCCTAAAACACTAATCACCCCAGGACCAAATAAATAGGTCCCCACACCGACACCCGTAGGATGGGAGGTTGACCCAGTCACGGATGGAATTTTTAAGGAAGATAGGATAAAGATAAAGGCACCACTGAGGGCTAATAAGACTTTATTTTTACTATCTTTTTTGACGCTTTCCTTAATTTGGTAAACCCCGTAGCAGAAGAAAGGAATGAAAATCGCAAACCAAATGATCACCCATTTCAGTGGCAAGTACCCTTCCATGATGTGCATGGCGTGGGCGGGTTCAGAGAAAGCCACTAATAAAAACAAGAAAGCCACTAGAAATAACTTTAGGGCTTGACTTTTAGATAAATGCATTAAAAATTTCTCCTTTTTGATACACTAAAATGCCTAACAATAACAACCCCCATGGGAAAAAAGGTCAGAAATAAGCGGACTAGTCGCAAAAAACTTGACCCCCAAGTCCTTATGAAAGCTGCTGGTCATCATCCCAGCAATGGTCACTCATGAAACTAGTCCTGAACTTATTTTCTCTACGCAATGTGGCTCGGCGAAGTCACTGCCTTACCCAAGATCTTGTAGCTACGCGAAAATTATACCCCATATCTAGTCCGCTTGCAATATTTTTCACAAGATTAGAAGGATTCTAAAGACAAATAAACTTTATGTTTATTTAAAATAAAGCGAACCCCTATCCGGTTCATTTTTTAGAATTCTTCTAGTCTATCGATGGGACAAGGGCAGGCTTTGTGCTATGATAGAAGTAATAAAATTTAGGAGGAATTTCATCTATGGATGACAGTTTTCTTGTCAGCATTATCATCTTTTTCGTTTGTGTACTCTTATCGGCCTACTTCTCATCATCAGAAACAGCCTTCACCTCAGCTTCTTCGATTCGTTTACAGAATGAAGCGGAATTAGGTGACGAGCGCGCCAAACAGGCCTTGGACTTACAAAACCAATTTG
The nucleotide sequence above comes from Aerococcus urinae. Encoded proteins:
- a CDS encoding helix-turn-helix domain-containing protein gives rise to the protein MILADKILYLRKQAGWSQEELAQQLNVSRQSISKWERAEAIPDLEKILDLARIFGVTTDYLIKDEIDQVDYSEGDDSPVDAVTLPKLSIEEANAFISARYRGAHRLALGVFLCILAGIPVTVMGILSEGQGWFYVQGQISILGISLTLVIVALAVALFVKNSQDLKPYQFICEGLFTPAYGVSGLASEGLKRYQAAYQRGLVIGISLCILAGIPLLWGAINEENSSLALGFTLTLVSVALGVYQLVKVVSRRNSFRYLLQDEELLGEREDRQLDLKVDRYMEIYWPLVMAIYLGYSFWTEDWGRSWIIFPVAGLLSAVLENLLKVVLKD
- the mnmE gene encoding tRNA uridine-5-carboxymethylaminomethyl(34) synthesis GTPase MnmE; this translates as MFTEGFDTIAAISTAPGEGAIGIVRLSGDQALEIADTVYQMGTKQLANQDSHTIHYGHIVDPQSDQEMDEVMVTVLRAPKTYTREDIVEINCHGGMVATDRILQLVLREGARLAEPGEFTKRAFLNGRIDLTQAEAVQDMIRSKTDRSMDQAMKQLDGKLSTKISTLRDKISDAMVQVEVNIDYPEYEEEEMTLELLDQTADAIQAELQKLLQTAKQGKILRDGIETAIIGRPNVGKSSLLNHLLREDKAIVTDIEGTTRDTIEEYVNLRGVPLKLVDTAGIRDTEDVVEKIGVERSRKAMEEADLVLLILNQSEALTDMDRELLDMTKDSNRIILLNKTDLDPALSFDDLADYADKEEIIKTSITQDQGVDDLEERISQLFFSGRTGDRDATYVSNTRHIDLLQKASQAIGEAKEAIGLGTPVDLIQIDFNRAFEFLGEITGENAPDELITKLFSQFCLGK
- a CDS encoding energy-coupling factor ABC transporter ATP-binding protein, producing MLSVKHLSFAYQGHTVFEDISYDFSKGQVIGLMGANGTGKTTLMRILTGLIPVEKGMVVFQGKTLSYKKKDLYQLRQAVNMVFQDPNQQLFYPTVQDDVAFALHNLKRDPAEIKDRVASALKALAIDHLASRPIQTLSYGQKKRVALAGILVIQPAMILLDEPTVGLDPAGVKDLTKIIQDLVKQGHRFLISSHDMAFLYQLCDQYLAIADKGIVAQGDSEAVFKSEAFMESIGLELPWQVRLLDE
- a CDS encoding CbiQ family ECF transporter T component; the encoded protein is MGIDRYTYQSKWVKKSGKFKFAFWLLGILVAFSGWNSLEVVYTLLIMALTLYLVPIRLRTYLNLYIGPVLFLAFSSLALLVSVSQESALFSWSLSLGDYYLGLLSGQLSYTLTLIIRALTAITVTFFFTLTTPLKQILQLMKQAHIPYVVIELVLLMYRFIFVLLDDVVVVYQAQNLRYGYAHPKVSIHSLALLAKVVLERSLYRFTEMTDTLDLKLYQDEFYLD
- a CDS encoding energy-coupling factor ABC transporter substrate-binding protein, producing MKKKNLLLILLALLIMFIPLFTIDGEYEGSDGGAEELIGELDESYTPWFEPIFEPASGEIESLLFTLQGSIGTGIICGIVGYYLGKNKGLDQAKK
- a CDS encoding energy-coupling factor ABC transporter permease — translated: MHLSKSQALKLFLVAFLFLLVAFSEPAHAMHIMEGYLPLKWVIIWFAIFIPFFCYGVYQIKESVKKDSKNKVLLALSGAFIFILSSLKIPSVTGSTSHPTGVGVGTYLFGPGVISVLGTICLLFQALFLAHGGLTTLGANAFSMAVVGPFVGYAVYRLGEKINLPSSVNIFLCAALADLATYMTTSFQLALAHPDPALGIFAAAMKFMGVFMITQIPLAIVEGLLSVVMVNMINDTVLKEVKK